In Stenotrophomonas sp. ESTM1D_MKCIP4_1, a single genomic region encodes these proteins:
- a CDS encoding DUF2968 domain-containing protein, with the protein MRETSGGTVFARYPRGAALLAMAMILVAPSALAARGDREAAAEPVRSGPVVRNTVDELKQLMDANQLTELRTTYNGNYGASLLFNASTLTYYVALFQEKNFWRVIKTDAVDNAERVYRTFVQQTEQLAQVYIDTTRLEAGKRYTERLVSYNEERLRTLQQEMEQQQAQSAQVSASLQQAQQQAVSLSTDVQSTNNQLDALQRRIQILQAEQGNPELSLPRADASGAPAAASDGN; encoded by the coding sequence ATGCGAGAAACTTCAGGGGGCACCGTCTTCGCCCGGTATCCGCGCGGCGCGGCACTGCTGGCCATGGCCATGATCCTGGTGGCACCGTCGGCACTGGCAGCACGCGGCGACCGCGAAGCGGCGGCCGAACCGGTCCGCAGCGGGCCGGTGGTACGCAACACGGTTGACGAACTCAAGCAGTTGATGGACGCGAACCAGCTCACCGAGCTGCGCACCACCTACAACGGCAACTACGGTGCCAGCCTGCTGTTCAATGCCAGCACCCTGACCTATTACGTGGCGCTGTTCCAGGAGAAGAACTTCTGGCGCGTCATCAAGACCGATGCGGTCGACAACGCCGAGCGCGTCTACCGCACCTTCGTGCAGCAGACCGAGCAGCTGGCCCAGGTCTACATCGACACCACGCGCCTGGAAGCCGGCAAGCGCTACACCGAACGCCTGGTGTCGTACAACGAAGAACGCCTGCGCACCCTGCAGCAGGAAATGGAACAGCAGCAGGCGCAGTCGGCCCAGGTCAGCGCGTCCCTGCAGCAGGCCCAGCAGCAGGCGGTCAGCCTGAGCACCGATGTGCAGAGCACCAACAACCAGCTGGACGCACTGCAGCGCCGCATCCAGATCCTGCAGGCCGAACAGGGCAACCCGGAACTGAGCCTGCCCAGGGCGGACGCCTCCGGCGCACCGGCCGCGGCCAGCGACGGCAACTGA
- a CDS encoding alpha/beta hydrolase — protein sequence MSNFVTVKDGARIFYKDWGTGQPIVFAHGWPLSSDAWDPQMLFMGQNGYRVIAHDRRSHGRSTQTWDNNNMDTYADDLAAVIEALDLKDAILVGHSTGGGEVAHYIGRHGSARVAKVVLVGAVPPLMLKTDANPAGTPLEVFDGIRKGTGGDRSQFFKDLTTPFFGANRDGNSVTQGMRDSFWVQGMLGGVKGQYDCVHEFSEVDYTEDLKKIDVPALVVHGDDDQIVPFDASAKPSSQIIKDAELKVYAGAPHGLTVTHADQFNADLLAFARK from the coding sequence ATGAGCAACTTCGTTACCGTCAAAGACGGCGCCCGCATCTTCTACAAGGATTGGGGCACGGGCCAGCCGATCGTCTTCGCCCATGGCTGGCCGCTGTCGTCCGACGCCTGGGATCCGCAGATGCTGTTCATGGGCCAGAACGGCTACCGGGTAATCGCGCATGACCGCCGCAGCCACGGCCGCTCCACCCAGACCTGGGACAACAACAACATGGACACCTACGCCGACGATCTGGCGGCGGTGATCGAAGCCCTCGACCTGAAGGACGCCATCCTGGTCGGCCATTCCACCGGTGGTGGCGAAGTGGCGCACTACATCGGCCGTCACGGCAGCGCGCGCGTGGCCAAGGTGGTGCTGGTCGGCGCCGTGCCGCCGCTGATGCTGAAGACCGACGCGAACCCGGCCGGCACCCCGCTGGAAGTGTTCGACGGCATCCGCAAGGGCACCGGCGGTGACCGTTCGCAGTTCTTCAAGGACCTGACCACGCCGTTCTTCGGCGCCAACCGCGATGGCAACAGCGTCACCCAGGGCATGCGTGATTCGTTCTGGGTGCAGGGCATGCTGGGCGGCGTCAAGGGCCAGTACGACTGCGTGCACGAGTTCTCGGAAGTGGACTACACCGAAGACCTGAAGAAGATCGACGTGCCGGCGCTGGTGGTGCATGGCGATGACGACCAGATCGTGCCGTTCGACGCCTCGGCCAAGCCGTCCTCCCAGATCATCAAGGATGCCGAACTGAAGGTCTATGCCGGCGCCCCGCACGGCCTGACCGTCACCCACGCCGACCAGTTCAACGCCGACCTGCTGGCATTCGCCCGCAAGTAA
- a CDS encoding amidohydrolase: protein MSTLVIRNARITTLDPQQPHAQALVVQNGRIAAVGSDEQIMRDWGNEATLLDAQGKRLVPGLNDSHTHLIRGGLNYNLELRWDGLRSLADAMAMLKAQVDRTPAPQWVRVVGGFTAAQFTEKRLPTLQELNDIAPDTPVFLLHLYDRALLNRAALRACGYTKETPDPPGGQIVRDSLGNPTGLLLAKPNALILYATLAKGPRLPIEYQANSTRHFMRELNRLGITSVIDAGGGFQNYPEDYQVIEQLHRDDQLTVRIAYNLFTQNKGSEVNDFRGWSEILQPRQGDDLLRHNGAGEMLVFSAADFELFSEPRPELPPELEPELHDVVKLLVEKRWPFRIHATYDESITRILDVYEQVNREVPFDGLHWFIDHAETITPRNIERIRALGGGIAVQHRMAYQGEAFVERYGVQAARHTPPVKRMLSEGVPVGAGTDATRVASYNPWVALSWLVTGRTVGGLALYGEENLLEREQALRLWTQGSAWFSGDEAVKGTLKVGQLADFILLSADFFRVDDAQIADITSLLTVVGGRIVHADGDYAGLAPQLPPAMPDWSPVNRFGGYHVGGAATGLAAAHRHHHGVACSTHGAHGHAAQHAAPTDDLTAFWGAMGCSCFAF, encoded by the coding sequence ATGAGCACGCTGGTCATCAGAAACGCCCGCATCACCACCCTGGACCCGCAGCAGCCGCACGCGCAGGCGCTGGTTGTGCAGAACGGCCGTATCGCCGCTGTCGGCAGCGACGAACAGATCATGCGCGATTGGGGCAACGAGGCCACCCTCCTGGATGCACAGGGCAAGCGACTGGTGCCGGGCCTCAACGACAGCCATACCCACCTGATCCGTGGTGGCCTGAACTACAACCTGGAACTGCGCTGGGATGGCCTGCGTTCGCTGGCCGATGCGATGGCCATGCTGAAGGCCCAGGTCGATCGCACGCCGGCACCGCAGTGGGTGCGCGTGGTGGGTGGGTTCACCGCTGCGCAGTTCACCGAAAAGCGCCTGCCAACGCTGCAGGAGTTGAACGACATCGCGCCGGATACGCCGGTATTCCTGCTGCATCTGTACGACCGCGCGCTGCTCAACCGTGCCGCGCTGCGTGCCTGTGGCTACACCAAGGAAACCCCTGATCCGCCCGGTGGGCAGATCGTCCGCGATTCGCTGGGCAACCCGACCGGCCTGCTGCTGGCCAAGCCCAATGCGCTGATCCTGTACGCGACGCTGGCCAAGGGCCCGCGTCTGCCGATCGAATACCAGGCCAATTCCACCCGCCACTTCATGCGCGAGTTGAACCGGCTGGGCATCACCTCGGTGATCGATGCCGGTGGTGGCTTCCAGAACTACCCCGAGGATTACCAGGTCATCGAGCAGCTGCATCGCGATGACCAGCTGACGGTGCGCATCGCCTACAACCTGTTCACCCAGAACAAGGGCAGCGAGGTCAACGACTTCCGGGGATGGAGCGAGATCCTGCAGCCGCGCCAGGGCGATGACCTGCTGCGCCACAATGGCGCGGGCGAAATGCTGGTGTTTTCCGCGGCCGACTTCGAGCTGTTCAGCGAGCCACGCCCGGAACTGCCGCCGGAACTGGAGCCGGAACTGCACGACGTGGTGAAGCTGCTGGTCGAGAAGCGTTGGCCGTTCCGCATCCACGCCACCTACGATGAAAGCATCACCCGCATCCTGGATGTGTACGAGCAGGTCAACCGCGAGGTGCCGTTCGATGGCCTGCACTGGTTCATCGACCACGCCGAGACCATCACCCCGCGCAACATCGAGCGCATCCGCGCGCTGGGCGGCGGCATTGCCGTGCAGCACCGCATGGCGTACCAGGGCGAGGCGTTCGTCGAGCGCTACGGCGTGCAGGCAGCGCGGCATACGCCGCCGGTCAAGCGCATGCTGTCCGAAGGCGTGCCGGTGGGCGCCGGCACCGATGCAACCCGTGTGGCCAGCTACAACCCGTGGGTGGCGCTGTCGTGGCTGGTGACCGGACGTACTGTCGGCGGCCTGGCCCTGTATGGCGAAGAAAACCTGCTGGAGCGTGAGCAGGCGCTGCGCCTGTGGACGCAGGGCAGTGCCTGGTTCTCGGGCGATGAGGCGGTGAAGGGGACGCTGAAGGTTGGCCAGCTGGCGGACTTCATCCTGCTGTCGGCCGATTTCTTCCGCGTCGATGATGCGCAGATTGCGGACATCACCAGCCTGCTGACCGTGGTCGGAGGCCGCATTGTGCATGCCGACGGTGATTACGCCGGCCTGGCCCCGCAGCTGCCGCCGGCGATGCCGGACTGGTCGCCGGTCAACAGGTTTGGTGGCTACCACGTGGGCGGCGCCGCCACCGGCCTGGCCGCCGCGCATCGCCACCACCACGGCGTGGCCTGCAGTACGCACGGCGCACACGGGCATGCTGCGCAGCACGCGGCACCGACCGATGACCTGACCGCGTTCTGGGGCGCGATGGGGTGTTCGTGCTTCGCGTTCTGA
- a CDS encoding DoxX family membrane protein yields the protein MGSGHGLDLALLILRVAAGGFLLPHALGKLFGWFGGPGLAGFAGELRGFGLPATAPLPLVLALLQVASGLAVLLGWQTRFAALLAAAFIAFTALLALPKGWFWMRGGTEYPVMWTLALLAIALAGPGAWALDGLALAGNIA from the coding sequence ATGGGCAGTGGGCACGGCCTCGACCTGGCCCTGCTGATCCTGCGCGTGGCAGCAGGGGGATTCCTGTTGCCGCACGCGCTGGGCAAGCTGTTCGGCTGGTTCGGCGGACCCGGTCTGGCCGGGTTTGCCGGCGAACTTCGCGGTTTCGGTCTGCCGGCCACGGCACCGCTGCCGCTGGTGCTGGCGCTGCTGCAGGTGGCTTCCGGCCTGGCCGTGCTGCTGGGTTGGCAGACCCGCTTCGCCGCGCTGCTCGCGGCCGCGTTCATTGCCTTCACCGCATTGCTGGCCCTGCCCAAAGGCTGGTTCTGGATGCGTGGCGGCACCGAATACCCGGTGATGTGGACCCTGGCACTGCTGGCGATCGCCCTGGCCGGCCCGGGTGCCTGGGCGCTGGACGGCCTTGCCCTGGCCGGGAACATCGCATGA
- a CDS encoding hydrolase, whose translation MNAATATPAKSLLSPTDHALVLIDFQSQMAFATHTIDISALRNNISLISKSAKGFNVPVVLTTVAETSFSGPMFPELPQIFPGQTVFDRTSMNTWEDQPVIDEINRIGKRRLVLAGLWTSVCIVGPTLSALEQGFEVYVITDACGDVSDEAHERAITRMVQAGARPITSVQYLLELQRDWARGETYGLTTGIARDHAGGYGIGIQYAKTMFGAQEGGH comes from the coding sequence ATGAACGCTGCCACCGCTACCCCCGCCAAGAGCCTGCTGTCTCCGACCGACCACGCCCTGGTGCTGATCGACTTCCAGTCGCAGATGGCCTTTGCCACCCACACCATCGACATCTCCGCGCTGCGTAACAACATCTCGCTGATCAGCAAGAGCGCCAAGGGCTTCAACGTGCCGGTGGTGCTGACCACCGTGGCCGAGACCTCGTTCTCCGGCCCGATGTTTCCGGAACTGCCGCAGATCTTCCCCGGCCAGACCGTATTCGACCGCACCTCGATGAACACCTGGGAAGACCAGCCGGTGATCGATGAGATCAACCGCATCGGCAAGCGTCGCCTGGTGCTGGCAGGCCTGTGGACCAGCGTGTGCATCGTCGGCCCGACCCTGTCGGCGCTGGAACAGGGCTTCGAGGTCTATGTGATCACCGATGCCTGCGGCGACGTGAGCGACGAAGCACACGAGCGTGCGATCACCCGCATGGTGCAGGCCGGTGCGCGCCCGATCACCAGCGTGCAGTACCTGCTGGAACTGCAGCGCGACTGGGCACGTGGCGAGACCTACGGCCTGACCACCGGCATCGCCCGTGACCATGCCGGCGGCTACGGCATCGGCATCCAGTACGCCAAGACCATGTTCGGCGCGCAGGAAGGCGGCCACTGA
- a CDS encoding AraC family transcriptional regulator, which translates to MAEVSAPVAPVAALAPHQAAALQRALHYIDAHLSQPLRVTELAEVACVSRFHLVRLFRTGTGASPLRYLRRRRIERARQLLPAGDQSMSHLAQRLGFFDQSHFVRSFRAETGCSPAEYLAGDAALRLPPDHPTSAVPPTTGTFP; encoded by the coding sequence ATGGCCGAAGTTTCAGCGCCCGTTGCCCCTGTCGCCGCGTTGGCCCCACACCAGGCGGCGGCCCTGCAGCGCGCACTGCACTACATCGACGCGCACCTGTCGCAGCCACTGCGGGTGACCGAGCTGGCCGAAGTAGCGTGCGTGAGCCGTTTCCACCTGGTACGGCTGTTCCGCACCGGTACCGGTGCCAGCCCGCTGCGCTACCTGCGCCGTCGCCGCATTGAACGTGCGCGGCAGTTGCTTCCGGCCGGGGATCAATCGATGTCCCATCTTGCGCAGCGCCTAGGCTTCTTCGACCAGAGCCATTTCGTGCGCAGCTTCCGCGCCGAGACCGGCTGCAGCCCGGCCGAGTACCTGGCGGGCGATGCCGCGCTGCGCCTTCCTCCTGACCATCCCACTTCGGCTGTCCCGCCCACTACTGGAACCTTTCCATGA